GGCTGTTTTGATGATATTTTGGGGAGCCAGCATCTGACACTGCCCACAGAGCCCAGCTTTCTCTGGGAGGGAGACAGCTCTGCTTTTAACTGTCCTTAACTCACTCAGCCTACGCGCCAAACATCCCTCTGGAGGCTGGGGATAGGGACATGAATACTATAGGAAAGGCTATCCTAATTACTGGGGATCAAACACAGATAAGGTACAGGAGTGCTCTCTCAAGCTGTTCTTAGCCTCGAGGCCACTCCTGTTCTGCAGTGACagcccccaggctgggctggaagGGGGGCCTTTCCTCAGCTCTGGCTCCCAGCCCACCAATTTGAAAGCCTCAGGGTTTCCAAATGCAGGCAAGGGCGCCATCTGGTGGCTATCTGCAGAGGCGCTGCTGCTGGCCtcagagacatacacacacacccgtccccccctcacccccctcaccgcccccccacccccggccccgcgggggtgGTTTTCAGGAGACAGGGCCTGCAAGTCCTGCTGCAATGCGGGGACTGCTCTCTGGGCTCAGGAGCACCAGTGAGACCTGAATCCACCccatgcccacccccaccccagctcacctcctccctgaaGGGCAGGGGGGGCACGGTGGGGTCCAGGCAGAACATGTCCTCACACAGCAGCGCTCGCAGGCACAGCGCCAGGCTCTCCACGTCCCGGGCCATGGGGCCGACCGAGAGCTGTactgtggggcagggaggggaggaaagagagatcACCCAGCCCCAAGGGGATCTGGGGCCAGGTCCAAGCAAGGGCTGGGCCGTGGCCCAGGAGTGTGAGCAGGGACAAGGCGTAGGAACTCAGACCTAGAGTGGCCTGAGGGCCCAACACTGCCCCAAGGAGAGGCAGGGGCAGAGGTGGATCAGGCAGACCCCCCTCCTCCAGGGCATAGAGGAACCACAGACCTCACCTGCTACCTGTCCATAGACACAGCCCTTCAGGCCACTCTTGCTGGATGAGAAACACAAGATGTTGGCAATGGGAAATGGCCATCCTCTGCCCAACCCCACATCCATACCGCAGCTCCCAACTCTCACCACTTTGGAAGATAGGAACCAAGGACTGTGGTGCTGTGACACTACCTCCCAGCAAAACCCCAGTCAGGGAATCCCTGCctggagcccagagaggtgaGTAGctaggccaaggtcacacagcaagagaCTCAGAAGCTCCCTCCCCCGACCGCCTACACCATACCTGATGCGGTTCCCTGTGGGTTTGAGGCCGCAGATGCCACAGAAGGCAGAGGGAAAGCGAATGCTTCCTCCGATGTCGGTGCCTAAGCCCAGCGGGGAGCCCCCAGCCGCAATGAGGGCCCCCTCACCCCCTGAGGAGCCACCTGGGCTCTTGCAAGACTTCCATGGGTTCACGGTCTGGCCAAAGAGGGGGTTACCACAGTCATAGCTGGTGGAAGCAGAAAAGGGTCAGCCCATGTCACGCTGGCACCggtgcccctgcccccaccccacccacacccAAGACACAACCTGAACATGGACTGGGGGACGTTGGTGTACACGAAGGGCAAGGCCCCCTGCCGCTTCAGCACCTGCACCACCACGCTGTCACACTCTGCCGGCGCCCCCTCGTTCAGGCTCAAGCCCAGTGTCGAGTCCTGGCCCTAGAAGGAGGGATGGGTGAGAGGGACGTGGCTGATGAGCCAGGGGCGCCTCAGCAGCACAGGGTCtgttcccaccaccaccccacaggCCAAGGCAGGGCATACCCATGGTGCCCTCTCAAGGCCTTGGACCTGGTACTTCCTCTGAGGGCCCAGGGTGACCCAGGACACAGAGCTGGCTGGCAGGGACTGGGGCAGGGCACACCTTGTAGCTGAAGCACTCCTTGAGGCTCACAGGGACGCCGTAGAGCAGGCCCTGCCTTGGGACCTGGCACAGCTGAGTCTCACAGTCTGCCAGGTAGGTAGTCACACAGTTAGTCCCTTTGTTCACTTCCCAGGcctgggggagagagaaatggaTACAAGAACACAGTGAggctggcttttcttttttttttttttcagttgtgttAAAATTCCCTTACCACCCAGGGAAAGGGTAACCAGAAACATGACCCAGGGCACAGAGGATAACCTAGGCCCAGCACTCGCCTCACTAGGGACATGTGGCTCCAGCCTCACCCTGGCTGTCTCTGGCCTTCAACTCCAAAacgtacagagagagagagtactCCCAGGGCCAGGGCACAACCAGGGTACTCAAAGAGGCAAGATACTGACCTCAGATGCCCCCCAGAGGCCGAGCTGGGAGGAGGATGACCCTTGGCCACGCCCCCCACCCAGTCCTCCTCCAAGCCACACCCTCTGCCCAGTGAGGCTGGCAGATCCCCATGTCCTGTCACACTGGGAGTCAGTGCAGGGCAGGGCTAGACCCAGGCTACAGCCTCCCAGCGCACAGGGAGCCTCCCAGCTCCTCTGCCCCAGGTGGTCCCAGGTGaagcctcccctccccaaggAACCCTTGAAGCTGATAATCAAGTCTCAaggaggagcggctgggcttccctggtggcgcagtggttgagaatccgcctgccgatgcaggagacacgggttcgtgcccgggtccgggaagatcccacatgccgcggagcaactaagcccgtgagccatggccgctgagcctgtgcgtccggagcctgtgctccgcaacgggagaggccacaacagtgagaggcccgcataccgcaaaaaaaaaaaaaaaaaaaaaaaaggaggagcgGCTGACTGACAGCAACTGACAGGAACATGGGTGTGGCCCTGTTGCCACACTCAGGTACATGAAATCTGTCTCCTGCCCCTGGCAGAAAGAGAGGAGGCCAATCTGTAGACAGAATGCTCTCTGTGGATGATTAAGAGGGGCAGGAGCTTTTTCAGGGACATTGATTCATTAGAAGCAACCCCGGCTGTTGAGACTGTGTGTCCTCTCAGTGCACCCGGCCAAGGGGTGTCCAGTCCTTTCTCTACAGTCCCTCTCTGCCCCCCTCTCAGCTGCAGTCACTCACACCACTCTCATACACACCCGTCAGTCACGCTGGCACTCATGTCCACCGGCTTAGGGGTCCCACTCACTACCACATGCTCTCTTCCAAGAAGTCATATCAGATACAAGTCACACTCATAgaagtcagtcagaaaaagaaaaacaaataccatatgctaacacatatatatagactcttaaaaaaaaaaaaaaggttccgaagaacctaggggcaggacaggaataaagacgcagttgagaatggacttgagaacatggggagggggaagggtaagctgggacgaagtgagagactggcatggacatatatacactaccaaatgtaaaatagctagtgggaagtagctgcatctcacagggagatcagcttggtgctttgtgaccacctagaggggtgggatagggagagtgggagggagacgcaagagggaggggatatggggatatatgtatacattactgattcactttgttatacagcagaaactaacacgacattgtaaagcaattatactccaataaagatgtttaaaaaaaatgctatggCATATAAAGACAATTCACACTCACAAAGCAtaattccttctttcattttgtttcaaacacatttcttgagcacttactatataaaAGACATAGCGTTCAGCACTAAGGTGCAAAGACAAGTAAGACTCTGTCcaccaaagagaaagacaaggcaAGCCCTACAATGTGATGAGAAATGTGCTGTTAGAAAGTGAACACTGAAGAGGAAACCCTAACTcaggctgggaggggaggagggtcctgggaggcttcctggaagacTCCAGAGACTCCTCTCTGAGCCCTGAAGACTTTTCCGGGGGAGCCTGTTGCACTGAGCGGAGCAAGAAGAAGAACCTCACAGGTAAAAGGAACCCCACACGAGCCAGTGCAGGAGCTGGGTGCCAGGGAACTGCCAGCAGCTGAGCCGCTGATGCCCCAAGCTACAGAAGGCCTTGGCCAGAGAGGATGCTGAAGAGCTGAGAGGGCACCTGGCCAGGAGGCTGGTGCTTGGTCCCAGAGGGAGATGGTGGTGGAGGACCAGGGTGGCTGAAGAGGGGGAGACAAGGGGATGGACTAGAGACAGCTATAGGAAGGGAACAGACCAGACTTGGTGACtgatggggtgggggcggggagggaaagggaagtcTGGGCTAAAAGCCAGGTTTCTAGCTAAGACAACATGCTCAGTgtgtccccctccccgcccctcccctcactccccgcatacacacacagagcgattctctctcttctctctctctccctctctccatctctctctctctctctctctctctctctctcacacacacacacacacacacacacacacacacacacacagacacagagtacCTCCCTGGCACTGTGATACCACCACGGTCCTCACTGTGACAAAGTCCAGGCCAGGTTTTCCCCCCAGCCTTGCAGAGAAAGGGGAGGAAGGAGCAGGGTCACTCCCAGGCTTTACCTTTCCCAAGTAGGTGAAGAGAGCAGCCTCTGGAGACAGCTCCCCACTTTGTAGCTTCTGTACCAGTTGAGGCAGAGGTAGGGCCAGCAGTGCCTCTGAGTCCAGATCAGGGTTCTGGGGAGACACCTCGGATCAGTCCCTCACTCCCCGCAGGCCCCATGTGCCTGCAGCAGACACCAGTGGCCCATGCCCCCAAATCCCCACACCTACCAAGCACGTGCTCACTGTCACCTGCCAACCCGTGACAGATGTGCCCACCCGTGACAGATGTGCCCACCCGCAGCTGCAGCTCTGACACCACAAATGTGGTCCAGCCTGGGCAGGCCCTTGCCACCTGTGGACAATACAGATCTATCTCTTCAAGAAGCTTACCTGAGGGGGGTCCAGGGAGAGGCCATGTCCAGGTTGATCATTAGACCATTACTAACAGGGACCACCAATGACTACCTACTGTGTGCCCCGCACCATGCCAATGTGCTCCATGTTTGGATTAAGTCTTACTACCATTCCCACTGCACagctaaagaaactgaggctcagcaagggCAAGTACCTTGCCTAGGACTTACAGATAAACTATAGTTCTCTGCCCATTCAGCATGGGCTGCCCACTGGCTGTCCACCTGCACTTATCTACTCAACACCTTGTCAGGGGAGGGCAGAAATAAGAAAACCCTGCCCTGGGTGGTTAGGGTTGGAGCTGGAGCCACATCCAAAAgagagggtttttttggttcagTCCGTAGATATGCATTAGGGCACCTACTCCgtaccaggcaccatgctaggcaaggggatacagcagtgaacaaaaaagCCACATCCAGGCTTTGGGGGAGCTTACACAAGGTGCAGAGTTGGGGGTGAGCAAATAATTCATAAGTAAATAAGAATTTTAGAtagcaagaaataaagaaaataaaatggatgcaGTGAGTGGGCGGCACACAGGTAGAGTGGTCAGGGAAGAGCTCTCTGATGGAGAAGGAATGTTTGATCAGACACCTACTGCCAGGCCTCGAAGGCCCCCAGAGTCTCTGGGGTCAGCCCCTGCCTGCAAACATCCACTGGCTTCGCCCTCGAGGGTATTGGGCTAATTAGTAAATAGGGCTAGGAGGACATCTGGGTTGCAGGCACCACATCTCATCTCTACCCTCCTCTGCTCCTGCCAAAGTCACCAGGGACTTCCTTGTTGCCGAATACAACAAACACTTGACTCTGTTCATTCTGCTCCAGGTCTCATGGAGGCATTCAGAGGGCTCGCTTCAGTTTCCTCTGGGCACAGACATACGCCCCTGCCCGGGGTTCCCTCCCACCTCTCCACTACTTCTGCCATCCGCTCATTCAGCCAACACACATGTTCTGAGCAtgttctgagcacctactatgtgctgaggACTAGCTAGGGCTGTGAATGTAGAGATAACCAAGACAGACAAGTCTCTGCTTTCAGAGCTTAccttcaagaaaacaaacaagttaatcgggaaaagaatttgaaaaagaataaaagaaaaaaaattattttaaagaaagaaaacaagttcACAAAGAATGGACAGATCATGGCAAGTGTGAGAAAGGATAAACGGAGTCTGTGACAGAAAGAACGGAGGAATGACTCATGGGCTGGGTAGGTGGCGGTGACATTTCAGATGTGATTTGAAGCATGAGAAGGAGCCAGACGCGGGGAGAGACAGAGGCTCCTGGAGGTTCCTCTGgcacctcttcttccctctctgatTCTGGGAGAAGTCACTCCTTCTCATGGCTTCCACTCCAGGCCCTCTGCCTATCTCACAGCCTCCAGATCATCATCCTTCGACTGACCCAGCTGAGCTCAGACCTACTTGCTGGGCTACTCCCTTTTCTCCCTCTGTCCCTGTGGCGTTCTCCTGAGCTCGGTGCCTCCGCACCCCTCTCCACTGGCTCCTCTTCCCTCAGGGAAGGATGCTGCCCTCCATCTTCGActccccccctctccctcccacccacatcCAGTCACCAAGCCCCCTAAGTAGCTCTGGAAAATGGCCACCCCTCTGTCCCCTCTACCAAGACCCTTGCCAGTGCACATCCTTTCTCTCCTGGGTCAGACAGGGGCCCCAACCAGCTGCCCCGCCCAGGCTTTGTGGCCAGGCCAAGCCCAACTTGCCTCTCCCCTTAAAGTCTCCTTCACGCCACAAGCTCCAGGAGATGCTTCCAAGCTGTGGTCCTGTCAGACTCCCCTGAACCCCCTTAGTGTAACATGGCCCCCTCACACCCACCACATGCCCAGAGCTGAACgcccaccacatacacacaccacacagccTTTGAAGCCTGGCCTCAATATCAGGAACACTCTACCTCTTCCCTGAATTTGTTAAATGGATACAACACtcacttgggatttttttttctttaataaaacagGGAGctacaaggaaggaaaaaagaaaaatggatccaTGATCTCCCCACCAGCACACGAAACAACCCCTAGTGACGTATTTTCATTCATACAGAATGAAAAGTAAACATTTCCCCCCACCTCTAGGGCCACCCTGCCCAGTCCCTCTTCTGAAAAGGAAACCATAGTTAACAGTTTCTGATGAAacctcacaggaaaaaaaaaaagtctgtgaaaAACCcacaatgtggggcttccctggtggcgcagtggttgagaatccacctgccaatgcaggggacaagggttcaatccctggtctgggaagatcccacatgccatggagcaacaaagcccgtgtgccataactactgagcccgcgtgccacaactactgaagcccgcatgccctagagcctgtgctccacaacaagagaagccaccgcagtgagaagtccacgcagtgcacaaagagtagcccccgctcgctgcaactagagaaagcccacgcgcagcaacgaagacccaacgcagccaaaattaaataaataattttttaaaaaaataaaaaaattagtatGGAGAATGCAGGGAAGTGTACAAATAACGTCTCACCAAGCatgtggccatctgtatgcctacTTTTTCAAGCAAAGGATACTCTAGCTATCATTGAATCACTGCCCCTCCtccatctgtttttctccttctgaaccACCTACTGTCCTAATTTCAGGTATCCTAGATTGTCCTCcaagtcttttttattttcactcatggggttttttttaatcgcTTTTGTCCTATTTCAAGATATCTCTTCCATTTGATCATGTAGGCCACTGATACTGATCGAAACAAAAACCATACTGTTCTTCAAGTTATTCATTgaattgttttgtttaaaatcagCTTCAAGTTGGTCTTGGAGACGCCAGGAGGTGGAACTACAGGTCAGACCCAGTTGAAGGAAGTGGCATTTGTAATCCAGTGGGATTTTGATAAAAGGGCTTGTAAGGGATGTGTGGGAAGGGCATTCAGGATAAAACTACAGGTGCGGAGGCACAGAGGGGTAAGCAGGTGTTCTGGGATGGCTCTCCCAGCCATAATATTCTGTCAATGGTGGTGCCTCTCTTCAGTCCAGAAAGGATATTGAAACTCATTCAGGGGGCAAGGTGGTAACAAAGGCAACAAATGGGCATGTTACAGGTTAAGCCTCACACGGTCAACAGAGAATACAAGAAATACGCCTCACTCTATTGTTGCTCTAGAGACCAAAGAGAGATGAACCATCTTGCGATGTTCAGGAGGTGCTTAGTactccccctcctccagcaaCACCTCAGGACACAGGAGGTATCTGGGTCCCAACTAGCTTTCCTGCGGTCTATCAGGCAGGAGCTGTACTACAAGCTGCTGTATCCATCCAGGGCCCTACTAACCTTGGGCCCCATCCCAAGGCCCTGGATGAGCTCAGCTAAACTGCCCACCTCCTACCCATTCCCAAAGCTATTGTCACGAAGACCTCACCTCTTTGCTGATTGCTCAACACATTGAGGCTCCTAAGATAGTTCTGCCTCTCTTCTCCCAATCACTGGAAAAACCAAAAGGTGATTTCCCTGCTTTCCCATCTGCAAGAGCCAAGTTTTGGTGTTCCGAGGCCAGGCTCTGCCCCATGGAGGCTGTTTCGACAGCTTTTGGTATTTCAAGGCCAAAGCTTCTACCCTTGAAGAGTCGgttcttaaaaataatgaaaggctATTGCTCCAGAAGGAAACTGTGTAGATGCTGATGCTTGGAGTTGAAGTGAGGGAAGACCCACCCTTCTACCACCCCACACCCCTACCAGCTGGTGGGTTCCTTGCAACCAGGACAGGAGTCCTGTAGGCACGAACTGTGGGCAGATCCTTACAGCTGCCTCCACACAGCCCTCAGTGCTGGCAGAACTCAGCTAGCCAGCTGCACAGGACCTGGAGCCTCAGGAGCAGTTGAGGGTCTCTAGGCTGAGCCGGGGATCACTGCAAGGATCCCTGAGCGGGGCACCAAGGAGGTCAGCCAGAGAAAGAGGATCAGACAGTGATAAACCTGTGCTCAAGTAGGGAAAGTGACCAGTTTGGATTGAATACCTAAAAACTGACTGATTGTGTACTTTTCCGCCAGCTTGATGAGTGAAGGCTGGAAccagatacatttttatttcaataaataaacaaatatgacaTTTCCTGGTCTAGGAATGGTGTGGAGTAAATCCATATCCTTACATCCAGCTAAAACCTCATGGCCATCAAGGCCATACCCAGGGCCTGACATTCAAAGCGAGGGTCTCTCTTCCTAATCTTTCTCCCCTGCTCCTCTCTAGCGGAATGAGGCTGGATGGTCCCACCAGGCATCTGGGTCCTAGTTCCAGCTCTTGTCTCCTGCTGTCCCATTATCCGGAATGCCTTCCCCACCTGTCAGATCCTAATCCTATCAAACACTCGGGGCAAGTCTTCCCTCCCTCAGCACGTAAGAACTGAGTTCAGCATTTTGACTTGGAACTGGGTCCAGTGTGTCATACACCTGGAGGGAAAGCCTCCCCTTCCAGGCCTCCCCCTCGCCCCCATACACACACTGAGCTGATCCAGAGGAGAAAATCTTGTTGACAGATCACCCACCTAAACCTATTCATGCAAAGGGCTTATAATCCATCAGACTCGACAGCCTAGGTGGCAGGGGTCCAGCTCTGCCAGTAACTCCCTGTGGACTTGGGCAagtccctccccagctccctcctaGCATCCTCAAGCACATATCAATGAGTTTGAACTGTAAGCTCTCCAGATGCCCTTGGCCATCACTTCATGATTCCAGAGTCCTAAACCCAAGCATCCTATTGGTTCTCACACTTGCGTTTTAGAGTCCTAATAGTGATCTTGAGATTCTTTGGCACCAGAGCAAAGCTCCTCTTTGACCCAGTGCGCGACAGCCTTCAACAACCTGCCCTGTCCCTTTCGTTTCCCTTCCTACCCTAGGCCCCACCTGGCTCAGAAAGAGTACGGAATGCGGCGAGAAGAGTTTTGGAGAGTTACGAACCTGCGCTGCCCACACACCTGCGCTGCCCACACACCTGCGCTGCCCGCTGCCCGCCGCCCGCCCCTCCGCGCTCCCTGGTGGCTGAAAGTACAGCCGCCACCCCCAGGTCCTCCCCCTGACCCCGATTCCAGCCCAGGCCATCACCTGGAGACGGAAGCGCTGCGCCAACTTGTCCATGGTGTCCAGGGCCGCTTGCTGCCTCTGTCGTGCCCGGGCCGCCGCGCCCCGCGCTGTCCGGTGACTGGACCAGCGCAGGGCCAAGGCCGCCGCCACCAAGCAGCAAGCCAGGGTAGCCCCGGAGGGGCCGGAGAGCGCGGCCCACAGTTCACCCAGCACCATGGTCTCCCGTCGCCGACCGCAGCCAAGGGCAACCGATGAGGAATCAGCACGCGCGGACTTCGCCGCAAAACCCGGCCTGGATCAACCTGGGATCCAGCGCCCGCCTGCACcgttgggagggaggggaggtgccGCAGCCGCAGACACGCGGGGCGGCGCGCTGTTGCCTGGCAGCCGGCCAGAGGCCGGTAAAGCGCAACCGTCAAGGTCAAGCGCGGCAGCTCGGCTAGGACCGCTCCCCAAGTCCTCACGCACTGGGCCAGGCGGAGCGGGAGGAGCACCCGATTCCCTTGGGCGCCCTCGGAAGCTCGAGCGTAGCAGCGGTTCGGCGCCCCCTTCCGGCCCGACCTCTGCCCGGCGCACCCGAGAGCCCCAACTCCCGGAAGATGCGGTCCAGCCAGAGCCCCAGCGGGAAATAGAACGGAGAGCAGCGATAGGTTGAGCTCCCGGACCTGTTTAATCCCCGCGAACAGTTTAGCAGCATCTTCCTTGGAGAACCCCGGGTTGGGCAGTGCATCACAGGGCACCCACCTCTCCCCTGCGTGGGGCTTTGGGGTGCCAGGCAGAGATGGGCACAGGATGTTCCTCTcagggagcccacctgctgccccctctcctccccaccctgggACCTGGTGTCTCCCTCCCTGGGCTCTTCTTCAAGGCCAGAGCAACCCCCCACTTGTCCTTTTGCTCAGCCACCTCTCACAGACTGGCCTTCCCAGGGTCACTCTTTTCCAGTCCTGGGCCCTTCTGAATTTCACACTCAGGAAACAGAGATAACTGCTTCTGTCTGAGGACCTGACACCCTTCATTAGGGGGGTGGGTGgattgtgtatacacacacataatactTCTCCCATCTAGGCCTCTCTCACAGGATTTTATGTGCTTTATTTCATTTGTCCTCCCAACAGACCTATGaggaaagcatttttattatcctcatttacagATAAGTTAACTGAGGACAAGAGGGGTCAAATGATTTCTGTGGGTCACAGAGGTGGCTGAGtggggattcaaactcaggtccgATCCTAAACCATTGCTCTTAACCATCAAGCAGTACTACCATTACTGCCCCTGGAAGTGAGGCTTCGTGGGATGGGATATGGGAAAGTGCTCTGTGGCTGGA
This genomic stretch from Kogia breviceps isolate mKogBre1 chromosome 1, mKogBre1 haplotype 1, whole genome shotgun sequence harbors:
- the LOC131743871 gene encoding fatty-acid amide hydrolase 1 isoform X1 yields the protein MVLGELWAALSGPSGATLACCLVAAALALRWSSHRTARGAAARARQRQQAALDTMDKLAQRFRLQNPDLDSEALLALPLPQLVQKLQSGELSPEAALFTYLGKAWEVNKGTNCVTTYLADCETQLCQVPRQGLLYGVPVSLKECFSYKGQDSTLGLSLNEGAPAECDSVVVQVLKRQGALPFVYTNVPQSMFSYDCGNPLFGQTVNPWKSCKSPGGSSGGEGALIAAGGSPLGLGTDIGGSIRFPSAFCGICGLKPTGNRISKSGLKGCVYGQVAVQLSVGPMARDVESLALCLRALLCEDMFCLDPTVPPLPFREEVYTSSQPLRVGYYETDNYTMPTPAMTRALLETKKRLEAAGHTLVPFLPSNIPHALETLSTGGLFSDGGKSFLQNFKGDFVDPCLGDLISILRLPRWLKGLLAFMLRPLLPRLSACLNSMMSRSAGKLWELHHEIEVYRHSVIAQWRAVELDVLLTPMLGPALDLNGPGKATGAVSYTLLYNCLDFPAGVVPVTTVTAEDEAQMEHYKGCFGDTWDKALQKAVKKSVGLPVAVQCVALPWQEELCLRFMREVERLMTPERQPC
- the LOC131743871 gene encoding fatty-acid amide hydrolase 1 isoform X2, which translates into the protein MVLGELWAALSGPSGATLACCLVAAALALRWSSHRTARGAAARARQRQQAALDTMDKLAQRFRLQNPDLDSEALLALPLPQLVQKLQSGELSPEAALFTYLGKAWEVNKGTNCVTTYLADCETQLCQVPRQGLLYGVPVSLKECFSYKGQDSTLGLSLNEGAPAECDSVVVQVLKRQGALPFVYTNVPQSMFSYDCGNPLFGQTVNPWKSCKSPGGSSGGEGALIAAGGSPLGLGTDIGGSIRFPSAFCGICGLKPTGNRISKSGLKGCVYGQVAVQLSVGPMARDVESLALCLRALLCEDMFCLDPTVPPLPFREEVYTSSQPLRVGYYETDNYTMPTPAMTRALLETKKRLEAAGHTLVPFLPSNIPHALETLSTGGLFSDGGKSFLQNFKGDFVDPCLGDLISILRLPRWLKGLLAFMLRPLLPRLSACLNSMMSRSAGKLWELHHEIEVYRHSVIAQWRAVELDVLLTPMLGPALDLNGPGKATGAVSYTLLYNCLDFPAGVVPVTTVTAEDEAQMEHYKGCFGDTWDKALQKVSPFSPGLTPAPLPLVEETV